From the Finegoldia magna ATCC 29328 genome, the window TCCAAAAGATTTGTTCACATGTTTTAACTCAAGATTCATACTATTTACCGATTATTTCTATATTGAAACCATCAGGATCTTTCATGAAATAAAATTTTGCAACACCTTCGAGTCCACCTAATTCATCAACTTCATAACCCAAAGATTTGTGATATTCGTGTGATTTTTTCAAATCTTCAACTTCAAAAGCCATGTGGCCGTAGAAATCTCCATGAGTATAATCTGTTTTTCCGTAGTTATAAGTCAATTCGATTTCGTAATTGTGATCGCTTGTCATATACACAAGTGTGAATTCATCTTCTGGAAAATCTTTTTTGCTAGTAACTTCCATCCCTAAAGCTTTTTCATAAAATTCTATTGATTTTTCCAAATTAGTTACTCTGATACATGTGTGTAATGATTTATATTTCATGAATTTCTCCTTTATTTATTGACAATTTTTTCAAATTCTAATACTTTTTCTTTAAAAACTTCAAAAGCAGTTCTCAAAACTTCCTTATCTTTGATGTTTGCTCCAGCGTTTTTAAGTTGTACTAGAGGATAGTTTTTGTTACCATCTTTCAAGAAATTCTTATAATTTTCCAAATCTTGTTCATTACCCGTCAAAATCTTTTGTGACAAGATTGATGATGAGCTAAGACCTGTTGCATACTTATACACATAGAAATTAGTGTAGAAATGAGGAATTCTTGACCATTCGTACTTAATCAAATCATCTGATACAACGCTATCTCCAAAGTATTTTTTGTTTAAGTTAAGATAAATTTCGTTGAAATCCTCTCCAGTTAATGCTTTTTCTTCTTCAACTAATTTGTGAGTTTCTCTTTCAAATTCTGCAAACATAGTTTGTCTGAAAATTGTTGATTTAAATGAGTTGATGTGATGATCTAACAAGTATAATTTTTCATCGTCATTCTTAGCGTTTTTAATCATATAATCCAACAACAACATTTCGTTACAAGTACTTGCAACTTCTGCAACAAATATAGTGTAGCCTGCATATTTGAACTCATTATTAGCTCTTGAATAATATGAATGAATTGAATGACCCAATTCGTGAATCAAAGTGAACACAGAATCAACATCATTTGTGTAGTTTAATAAAATATATGGATAAGAATCGTATGATCCCCAACTGTAAGCGCCTGGTTTCTTGCCATCTTTTGGATAAACATCAATCCAATTTTCTTCAAAAGCCTTCTTCATGATAGATTGATATTCTTCTCCCATTGGTTTTACAGCTTCTATAACCATTTTCTTTGCTTCTTCAAATGGGATTTCACGGTCAAAACCTTTTGTAGATGGAACATAAACATCGTACATGTGGTGCTCATCTAATCCTAACAATTTTGTTCTTGCCTTGTAGTATTTGTACATGTATGGCAAGTATTCGTGCACAATGTCAATTAAATTATCGTACACAACTTCTTCAACATCGTCGTTGAATAATTCCATTTGTCTTGCACTATCGTATTTTTTGATTTTAGATAGTATAACCAAATTTTTGATATTTGCATACAAAGTAGATCCAAATGTATTGTTGTACTTTGCTAATTCATCGTAATATTTTTCAAAAACTTCTTTTCTTTGTTCACGTGGAAGCTTAGATAATAATGGAACAAAATTAGCATTTGTAAGCTTTTCACCAATAGATTCTACATAAGGAAATTCCATATCTGTGTTTTGTAAACTGTAGAAATCATTGTGAGGGCTTGACATCGCTTCACTCATAAGTGAAATAATGTTTTCTTCTTCTGCAGATAAAGTGTGTTCCTTAAATCTCAAAATCTTCTTGAAGAATATTTCATAACTTGGATTTTCTTTGATAAGTTTGTCTTGTTCATCTTCTTTTAATGATAAAACAAATGGTTCAACAAAAGAAAATCTTGATTGTAGCTTGTTATACAATGATGATAATTCCAATTCCAATTTGACACTTTCAGAAACCTTGCTATTTTCATCCTTTTTCATTGAAGCGTAAGTGTACAAATTATCCATTACTCTGTCAGTTTCGAAAAGTAAATCCAATATTTCTATGAAGTTATCCTTTTCATTTTTCTTCAATTCATCAATTTTATTAATATTTTCGTTAACTAATTTAATATCTTTTTCGATTTCGTTCTTGTCCTTATACATCTTGGACAAATCCCAATTACACATAAAATCACCTCTCTTTATATAATACCTCAAACACCTACCAATCACAAACAAAAAAAGGAATTCGTTTTAGAATTCCCTAAAATTATTTTTCAGTTTTTTTCAAAATATTTTCTTTATTAAAAGCTAAAAAGAATAACCCGATTAAAGAAAGCGGCCATCCTAAAATCCAAAACCCCCAAGATAAAAGAAGTTTGTCTTCAGAAATCTCAAGCAAGTATGACCTGATAGCTCCAAAAGTCAACAAAGATAACACTACATAAACAGACAAAATCACATAAACAACTTTATTCAAGCTGAAATTTGTCAAATATATTATCAACAACCAGCTGATAAATAATTCCAATGCAATATACAATATTCTTAAAATATTTTCAGAAATTTTCTTTGGCTTTCTAATATCTTGCCACCAAATACATTGTGCTATGAATTTTAACATATTCTTATCTCCTCTTTATACATTGATTTATTATATCTATACTATAACAAAAAAAAACGGTCAGGCAAATCAACTGCCCAACCGAAAATTATTTCTTTTTCTTTTTGACCATCTTCAATCTGAAGAATTCTTCTCTTTCTTTTTCTGCTAAGATATCTTCAGTATCTTTGATGGATTTTTCGTATTTTGGAATTTGTATTTTATCCAACGCATTGGCACGTTTTTGAGTTTTTTTGATTTCCTTACCCAATTTGTACACTGCATTTTCCATTTCAGCCAATTCATATATAGTTTCTCTGATTTTGTTGAATGCAAGAACAGCCCTATCGAATGAGGCATTAGTTCTGAAGAAACCATATTGTGCTTCGGCTTTTGATTTTGGATATACAATGTTTGGAACTTCAACTCCCATTACTGACTTATAAATTATATCGAATTCTTTTTCGTGACTAATCGAATGGGAAATTTCTTCAAGTCTATCAGTTCCAACAGTTATGGATGCTTCTGTTAAAAGCTCGTAGGCTTCGTCGAATTCTTTTTCGATGGAATCTTGAAGCGTTTGTGCTTTTTTCATAAGACCCATCATTTCTTTAATGAGTACAGTTCTTTTTTTGTCCAAAAGATTGTAACCTTTTTTGGAAAAATCCAACGTCTTTTTAGCTTTTATTAAATTCCCCTTAGTAGGAGTCATCTTATAAACTGCCATACAATCACCTGTTCATATGTTGTTTTATCATTTCTGGTGATAATCTGTCCAATTCGTTTTCTGGTAATATCTTCAATAAATCCCACGCAAGATCTAATGTTTCTTCTATTTCTCTGTTTTCATAATAATCTTGTCTTACAAATCTATTTTCAAATTCGTCTCCAAATTTCAAATATTTTTGATCAGCTTCACTCAAATCATCTGCTCCGATAATTTGTGCCAAATCTCTGACTTCTTGAACGTGAGAATAACTTGAGAATAATTGGCTACTTACATCCGGATGATCTTCTCTTGTGTATCCTTCACCGATACCATCTTTCATAAGTCTCGATAATGATGGAAGAACATTTATTGGTGGATAT encodes:
- a CDS encoding VOC family protein — its product is MKYKSLHTCIRVTNLEKSIEFYEKALGMEVTSKKDFPEDEFTLVYMTSDHNYEIELTYNYGKTDYTHGDFYGHMAFEVEDLKKSHEYHKSLGYEVDELGGLEGVAKFYFMKDPDGFNIEIIGK
- the pepF gene encoding oligoendopeptidase F, coding for MCNWDLSKMYKDKNEIEKDIKLVNENINKIDELKKNEKDNFIEILDLLFETDRVMDNLYTYASMKKDENSKVSESVKLELELSSLYNKLQSRFSFVEPFVLSLKEDEQDKLIKENPSYEIFFKKILRFKEHTLSAEEENIISLMSEAMSSPHNDFYSLQNTDMEFPYVESIGEKLTNANFVPLLSKLPREQRKEVFEKYYDELAKYNNTFGSTLYANIKNLVILSKIKKYDSARQMELFNDDVEEVVYDNLIDIVHEYLPYMYKYYKARTKLLGLDEHHMYDVYVPSTKGFDREIPFEEAKKMVIEAVKPMGEEYQSIMKKAFEENWIDVYPKDGKKPGAYSWGSYDSYPYILLNYTNDVDSVFTLIHELGHSIHSYYSRANNEFKYAGYTIFVAEVASTCNEMLLLDYMIKNAKNDDEKLYLLDHHINSFKSTIFRQTMFAEFERETHKLVEEEKALTGEDFNEIYLNLNKKYFGDSVVSDDLIKYEWSRIPHFYTNFYVYKYATGLSSSSILSQKILTGNEQDLENYKNFLKDGNKNYPLVQLKNAGANIKDKEVLRTAFEVFKEKVLEFEKIVNK
- a CDS encoding V-type ATP synthase subunit D; this translates as MAVYKMTPTKGNLIKAKKTLDFSKKGYNLLDKKRTVLIKEMMGLMKKAQTLQDSIEKEFDEAYELLTEASITVGTDRLEEISHSISHEKEFDIIYKSVMGVEVPNIVYPKSKAEAQYGFFRTNASFDRAVLAFNKIRETIYELAEMENAVYKLGKEIKKTQKRANALDKIQIPKYEKSIKDTEDILAEKEREEFFRLKMVKKKKK